A genome region from Macaca fascicularis isolate 582-1 chromosome 3, T2T-MFA8v1.1 includes the following:
- the LOC102117828 gene encoding L-lactate dehydrogenase B chain has protein sequence MATLKEKLIAPVAEEATVPNNKITVVGVGQVGMACAISILGKSLADELALVDVLEDKLKGEMMDLQHGSLFLQTPKIVADKDYSVTANSKIVVVTAGVRQQEGESRLNLVQRNVNVFKFIIPQIVKYSPDCIIIVVSNPVDILTYVTWKLSGLPKHRVIGSGCNLDSARFRYLMAEKLGIHPSSCHGWILGEHGDSSVAVWSGVNVAGVSLQELNPEMGTDNDSENWKEVHKMVVESAYEVIKLKGYTNWAIGLSVADLIESMLKNLSRIHPVSTMVKGMYGIENEVFLSLPCILNARGLTSVINQKLKDDEVAQLKKSADTLWDIQKDLKDL, from the coding sequence CAGTTGCGGAAGAGGCAACAGTCCCAAACAATAAGATCACTGTAGTGGGTGTTGGACAAGTTGGTATGGCATGTGCTATCAGCATTCTGGGAAAGTCTCTGGCTGATGAACTTGCTCTTGTGGATGTTTTGGAAGATAAGCTTAAAGGAGAAATGATGGATCTGCAGCATGGGAGCTTATTTCTTCAGACGCCTAAAATTGTGGCAGATAAAGATTATTCTGTGACTGCCAATTCCAAGATTGTAGTGGTAACTGCAGGAGTCCGTCAGCAAGAAGGGGAGAGTCGGCTCAATCTGGTGCAGAGAAATGTTAATGTCTTCAAATTCATTATTCCTCAGATTGTCAAGTACAGTCCTGATTGCATCATAATTGTGGTTTCCAACCCAGTGGACATTCTTACATATGTTACCTGGAAACTAAGTGGATTACCCAAACACCGCGTGATTGGAAGTGGATGTAATCTGGATTCTGCTAGATTTCGCTACCTTATGGCTGAAAAACTTGGCATTCATCCCAGCAGCTGCCATGGATGGATTTTGGGGGAACATGGCGACTCAAGTGTGGCTGTGTGGAGTGGCGTGAATGTGGCAGGTGTTTCTCTCCAAGAATTGAATCCAGAAATGGGAACGGACAATGATAGTGAAAATTGGAAGGAAGTGCATAAGATGGTGGTTGAAAGTGCCTATGAAGTCATCAAGCTAAAAGGATATACCAACTGGGCTATTGGATTAAGTGTGGCTGATCTTATTGAATCCATGTTGAAAAATCTATCCAGGATTCATCCCGTGTCAACAATGGTAAAGGGGATGTATGGCATCGAGAATGAAGTCTTCCTGAGCCTTCCATGTATCCTCAATGCTCGAGGATTAACCAGCGTTATCAACCAGAAGCTAAAGGATGATGAAGTTGCTCAGCTCAAGAAAAGTGCGGATACCCTGTGGGACATCCAGAAGGACCTAAAAGACCTGTGA